A DNA window from Hordeum vulgare subsp. vulgare chromosome 1H, MorexV3_pseudomolecules_assembly, whole genome shotgun sequence contains the following coding sequences:
- the LOC123402664 gene encoding uncharacterized protein LOC123402664, translating to MGATESKPKPPAAILAPKVFDFPPAAARTRMSTPAYDLMFGKLSLRALFDDYFQRHPDRNVEAGLVFKPPVYDADVDLTATMSKDGGEALMRWQRDSDDPHNFLEVLASTSKSMLRLSSAAHYPIIGIGAFGTFPLLMANRACSEDYGVMGLRYVSQNVSIGASFLPFPFPGEVPYGAWLVGRKGNFSAGLQYKPLSGSNHPMPFTDVKNWNAAVSYGIGSTSPLDNSILFALELVRNTQLVASIYQHNILRKEVYRWRGDDRITGCLSYLDFGLELATRFHRTINSDWTILTETEEKFNGEQEKRTFQFDPDSGNFENLPTVLKPVDEIL from the exons ATGGGGGCCACCGAGAGCAAGCCGAAGCCGCCGGCGGCGATCCTGGCGCCCAAAGTCTTCGACTTCcctcccgccgccgcccgcaccag GATGTCGACGCCGGCGTACGATCTCATGTTCGGGAAGCTCTCGCTGCGCGCCCTGTTCGACGACTACTTCCAGCGCCACCCTGACCGCAACGTCGAGGCGGGGCTTGTGTTCAAGCCGCCGGTGTACGATGCCGACGTTGATCTCACCGCCACC ATGTCTAAAGATGGCGGGGAGGCTCTGATGCGGTGGCAGAG GGATTCCGATGATCCCCATAACTTTCTGGAAGTTCTCGCCTCCACGTCAAAAAG CATGTTGAGGCTGAGCTCAGCCGCTCACTATCCTATTATTGGTATTGGCGCCTTTGGGACATTCCCTTTGCTTATGGCAAACAG GGCGTGTTCAGAGGACTATGGTGTCATGGGTTTAAGATATGTTTCACAGAATGTATCGATTGGAGCATCCTTTTTGCCGTTTCCTT TTCCTGGTGAGGTACCATATGGTGCATGGTTGGTTGGGAGAAAAGGGAATTTCAGCGCAGGCCTGCAATACAAACCACTTA GTGGAAGCAACCATCCTATGCCTTTTACAGACGTGAAGAACTGGAATGCTGCAGTCAGCTATGGCATAGGCTCAACTAGCCCACTCGACAATTCAATACTTTTTGCCCTAGAGCTTGTCAGAAATACACAG CTTGTGGCATCAATCTATCAACACAATATTCTTCGAAAAGAG GTATATCGGTGGCGTGGTGATGATCGTATTACCGGATGTTTAAGCTACCTTGATTTTGGGCTTGAGCTCGCGACAAG ATTCCATCGAACAATCAATTCAGATTGgacaatcttaacagaaacagaaGAGAAATTTAATGGAGAGCAGGAGAAGCGCACATTCCAGTTTGACCCTGATTCAGGCAACTTTGAGAATCTACCAACAGTGTTGAAGCCTGTCGACGAAATATTGTAA